TGGCGGTGCGCCTGGGCAAGGAAGCCATCGACAACGGCCTGGAAATGGATCAAGACCGCGCCGGTCGCTACGAGGCGGAGCTCTTCGGGCTGTGCTTTGCCACCGCCGATCAGAAGGAAGGCATGAGCGCCTTTCTCGAAAAACGCGCGGCGCAATTTCAGGGCCGCTGAGGGAAAGGGACGCATGCATGTTTCTTGATCTCAACGAAGAGCAGCGCCTGATTCAGCAGACCGCCCGCGAATTCGCCCGGAGCGAACTCGACCCGGTGGCCGGGGAGCTCGATCGCGGCGGCGACCGCCAGGTGTTTTTCGCCAATCTGAAAAAGCTCGCCGAACTGGGCTTCATGGGTCTCAACGTCCGCGAGGAATTCGGCGGCGCCGACGCGGGGGTGGTGGCTTTCAGCGTCGCTCTGACCGAAATTGCCCGCGCCTGCGCCGCCACCGCCGTGACGGTGTCGGTCAACAACATGGTCTGTGAGGTGATTCAGGCGGTCGGCACCGAGGAACAGAAGGCGAAATACATCCCCAAAATCTGCTCCGGAGAATACCCGGCGGGCGCCTTCGCCCTGACCGAAACCGGGGCGGGTTCCGATCCGGCGGGCATGACCACCACGGCGGTGCGCGACGGTGACGACTGGGTGCTCAACGGCGCCAAGATCTTCATCACCAGCGCGCCCTTCGCCGGGGTGTTCGTGGTCTGGGCGGTGACCGACAAGGCGGCGCCCAAGGGCAAGGGCATCAGTTGCTTTCTCGTCGAGGGCGGCACGCCCGGGCTCATCATCGGCAAAGCCGAGGAAAAGATGGGCCAGCACGCCTCCTCCACCAACGAAGTGTTGTTCCAGGATTGCCGCGTGCCGGCGAGCGCGCTCATGGGCAAGCTCAACGACGGCTTTCGCATCGCCGTCGCCGAACTCGGCGGCGGGCGCATCGGCATCGGTTCCCTGGGCCTGGGCATCGGTCTGGCGGCCATGGAGCACGCCACCCGCCATGCCCTGGAGCGCAGCCAGTTCGGCCAGAAAATCGGTCAATTCCAGGCCATCCAGTGGAAAATCGCCGATGCCTACACCGAACTTGAAGCGGCGCGTCTGCTGCTGATGAACGCCGCCTTTCAGAAGGAGCAGGGACGGCCCTTCGCCAGAGAGGCCTCCATGGCCAAGCTCTACGCCACCGAGGCGGCCAATCGCGCCTGTTACGAAGCGGTGCAGATTCTCGGCGGCTACGGCTACACCCGTGACTATCCCGTCGAGCGTTACGCCCGCGATGCGCGCATCACCACCATTTACGAAGGCACCAGCGAGATCCAGCGCCTGATCGTGTCGCGCGAGATCCTCAAGAGCTTTTCCTAGGGAGGGAGACCCCATGATTTTCGAGCTAAGCGATGAGCACAAAATGATGCGCGAAATGGTGCGCGAGTTCGCCGAGACGGAACTCGCGCCCGGTGCCGCCGAGCGCGACGAGCGGGAGTGCTTCGACCGGGCCCTGATGTTCGACCGCCTGGCCGAGTTGGGACTGGCGGGCGTGGTGTTCCCCGAGGAATACGGCGGGGCGGGCGCCGATTACCTGAGCTACGCCATCGTCGTCGAGGAGCTCTCCCGGGTGTGCGCCTCCACGGGCGTGACCCTCTCGGCGCATGTTTCCCTGGGCGCCAACCCGATCTACAAGTTCGGCAGCGAGGAGCAGAAAAAGAAATTCCTCGTGCCCCTGGCCGAGGGCAGCAAGCTGGGCGCTTTTGGCCTTACCGAAACGTCCGCCGGGTCCGACGCGGGCGGCACGCGCACCACCGCCGTGCGCGACGGCGAGCACTGGGTGCTCAACGGCAGCAAGATCTTCATCACCAACGCCGGCGATGCCGAGACCTACGTGGTCTTCGCGCGCACCGACAAGAACGCCCAGAAGCATCACGGCATCAGCGCCTTTATCGTCGAAAAGGGCACGCCGGGCTTTTCCTTCGGCAAGAAGGAATCAAAGATGGGCATCCGCTCCTCGCCGACCATGGAGCTGATTTTCGACAACTGCCGCATTCCCCTCGACCAACTGCTCGGCGAGGAGGGCAAGGGCTTCAAGGTCGCCATGCAGACGCTGGACGGCGGGCGCATCGGCATCGCCTCCCAGGCTCTGGGCATCGCCCAGGGGGCCTTCGAGGCGGCGGTCAACTACGCGCGCGAGCGCAAGCAGTTCGATCAGCCCATCGCCAATTTCCAGGGCGTGCAGTTCATGCTCGCCGACATGGCGACCCAGATCGAAGCGGCGCGCCTGGTGGTCTATCAGGCCGCGTGGAAGGCCAGTTCCGGCCAGCCCTTCTCCAAGGAGTCGGCCATGGCCAAGCTGTTTGCCTCGGAGACCGCCATGGCGGTGACCACCAAGGCGGTGCAGGTGTTCGGCGGCTACGGCTACACCCGAGAGTATCCCGTGGAGCGCATGATGCGCGACGCCAAGATCACCGAGATTTACGAAGGCACCAGCGAGGTGCAGCGCCTGGTCATCGGCACGGCGGTGACGCGGGGCTAAAAGTCCCCCTTTGGCAAAGGGGGATTGAAGGGGGATTTTTACGCGCTTCAAATCCCCCCCTGGCCCCCCTTTGTTAAAGGGGGGGGAGCGCTTAATTGTGAATCAGCACTGGTCGGAGGAAAGAGTATGTCCAAACCCAACAAGCGCATCAGCCTGCAGGAAGCCGCCGCGCTGATTCCCGACGGCGGCAGCCTGACTTTTTCCGGATTCACCATCTGGCGCCGCCCCATGGCGCTGGTCTATGAACTGATTCGTCGCCAAGCCCGCGACCTGCATCTCATCGAGGTCAACGGCGGCCCGCAGACGGAATTTCTGGTGGGCGCGGGCTGCGTGGCCATCTGGGAATCCTGCTGGGTGGGGCATGAACTCTACGGCAAGTACGGCGCCAACGTCTCGCGCCGGGTTGCGGCCAAGGAGATCATCGTCGAGGACTACAGCCATGCCGAGATGACGTTCCGCATGGCGGCGGCCGCGGCCGGCATGCCCTTCGCGGTGAGCCAGTCGTCCCTGGGCACCGACATCCACAACCCGCGGTACGACATGCTCGGCCGGGCCGGGCTGCGCGACGGCGGCAACCCGCGCATCGCCCGGCACAAGTACCAGTACGTCGAGGATCCCTTCTTCGGCGGCGGCCAGTACGTGCTTTCCCCGGCGCCGAAAATCGACGTGGCGGTGCTCAGCGTGCAGCAGGTGGGCGAAGAGGGCACGGTGCGCGTTCAGGGCCAGCACTACACCGATCCGGAAGTGGCGCGCGCCGCGAACCTCACCATCGCCGTGACCGAGGAGATCGTGCCCGAGGATTATCTGCGGCGCAACAGCGATGCCAACACCATCGCCTCCTTTGAAGTCGACTACATCGTTGAATGCCCGTGGAACGCGCACCCCACCGGCATGTTCGGCCGCTACGACGTGGACGGCGACTTCCTGCGCGATTTCTACCAGCGCACCCGCACCCAGGAGGGTTTTGATGCCTGGGCCGCCGAGTGGGTGCACGGCCTCGATCATCTCGGCTATCTGGAAAAACTCGGCTGGCCGCGCACCCTGCGGCTCAAGGCCAACACCGCGCTCAACTACAGCACCAGC
This window of the Geoalkalibacter sp. genome carries:
- a CDS encoding acyl-CoA dehydrogenase family protein; amino-acid sequence: MFLDLNEEQRLIQQTAREFARSELDPVAGELDRGGDRQVFFANLKKLAELGFMGLNVREEFGGADAGVVAFSVALTEIARACAATAVTVSVNNMVCEVIQAVGTEEQKAKYIPKICSGEYPAGAFALTETGAGSDPAGMTTTAVRDGDDWVLNGAKIFITSAPFAGVFVVWAVTDKAAPKGKGISCFLVEGGTPGLIIGKAEEKMGQHASSTNEVLFQDCRVPASALMGKLNDGFRIAVAELGGGRIGIGSLGLGIGLAAMEHATRHALERSQFGQKIGQFQAIQWKIADAYTELEAARLLLMNAAFQKEQGRPFAREASMAKLYATEAANRACYEAVQILGGYGYTRDYPVERYARDARITTIYEGTSEIQRLIVSREILKSFS
- a CDS encoding acyl-CoA dehydrogenase; the protein is MIFELSDEHKMMREMVREFAETELAPGAAERDERECFDRALMFDRLAELGLAGVVFPEEYGGAGADYLSYAIVVEELSRVCASTGVTLSAHVSLGANPIYKFGSEEQKKKFLVPLAEGSKLGAFGLTETSAGSDAGGTRTTAVRDGEHWVLNGSKIFITNAGDAETYVVFARTDKNAQKHHGISAFIVEKGTPGFSFGKKESKMGIRSSPTMELIFDNCRIPLDQLLGEEGKGFKVAMQTLDGGRIGIASQALGIAQGAFEAAVNYARERKQFDQPIANFQGVQFMLADMATQIEAARLVVYQAAWKASSGQPFSKESAMAKLFASETAMAVTTKAVQVFGGYGYTREYPVERMMRDAKITEIYEGTSEVQRLVIGTAVTRG
- a CDS encoding CoA transferase subunit A; this translates as MSKPNKRISLQEAAALIPDGGSLTFSGFTIWRRPMALVYELIRRQARDLHLIEVNGGPQTEFLVGAGCVAIWESCWVGHELYGKYGANVSRRVAAKEIIVEDYSHAEMTFRMAAAAAGMPFAVSQSSLGTDIHNPRYDMLGRAGLRDGGNPRIARHKYQYVEDPFFGGGQYVLSPAPKIDVAVLSVQQVGEEGTVRVQGQHYTDPEVARAANLTIAVTEEIVPEDYLRRNSDANTIASFEVDYIVECPWNAHPTGMFGRYDVDGDFLRDFYQRTRTQEGFDAWAAEWVHGLDHLGYLEKLGWPRTLRLKANTALNYSTSVKRGQ